In Podospora pseudopauciseta strain CBS 411.78 chromosome 2 map unlocalized CBS411.78m_2, whole genome shotgun sequence, the genomic stretch GAAAACGTTCTCAGCTTCGTCATGCGCCACCGCCGTGACTGGCAGAATGCGGGGCAGCGCCGTGCAACAGCCACAGAGCGAACAAAGCGTGGGGAAAGGTCTTCGCAGATTGGCCACATGTTATCAATCGAAAAGACTGCCGCCCAGCATTTGGGTTATCCATGGTGCATGGAGAATGCGCAAAATCGGAGCTCCGTCCCGCCCACCGAGAAGGAAACTTTTCTTCCCCTACATCTCGcacaactttttttttctcgtaCCATGGCAACTATTGCACCATCAGCCATCAGACAGGCATCTCGCTTGGCATCCAAGTCGGCCCTCACTGCTGCACCCCGTCATGGTCTCCAGCAGCTAGCACGAGTAGCATCTGCGCCTGTCCAGCGCACTGCTGGCAAGAAGAGGAGCTATGTGACCGAGTCGAAGCGGGATAACGCCCAGGTCCAAACCGAAACCGCCATCCGTCTTGACaggaaggagctggagaaaTCCGGgctcaccatcacctccgaGAAGGGCTCGACCGAGCATGTCAGCCCAATGGCTGGTAGGTCTTTTCCCATTACAACTCGATATCTCGGCTCTAGCATGCTAACTCTGAGCTCGCAGATGTCCTGAAGGCGGCGACCATAATGGATGAAGGCCAACGGCCCATCTATATGGATATGCAGGCCACAACTCCACTGGACCCCCGCGTGCTTGATGCCATGATGCCCTACTACACAGGCTTTTATGGCAACCCACATTCCAGGACGCACGCGTACGGATGGGAGAGCGAGAAGGCGGTCGAAGATGCGAGACAACATATTGCCAGCCTTATCGGGGCCGATCCCAAGGAAATCATTTTCACCAGCGGAGCCACGGAAAGCAACAATATGAGCATCAAGGGTGTCGCCAGATTTTTCGGCAGGtccggcaagaagaagcacatCATTACCAGTCAGACTGAGCACAAGTGTGTGCTTGATAGCTGCAGGCATCTCCAAGACGAAGGGTTTGAGGTGACATATCTTCCCGTCGAGTCCAGCGGTCTCATCAACCTTGACAAACTGAAGGCCGCCATCCGCCCCGACACAATGCTTGTCAGCATCATGTCGGTAAACAACGAGATCGGTGTCATTCAACCCATCGAGGAGATTGGCAAGATTTGCCGGGCCAATAAGGTCTTCTTCCACACAGATGCTGCTCAAGCAGTGGGCAAGATTCCTCTGGATGTCAATGCGATGAACATTGATCTGATGTCCATCTCTTCCCACAAGATCTACGGCCCCAAGGGAATTGGAGCTTGCTATGTCCGCCGGCGGCCGAGAGTGAGAATtgaccccatcatcagcggtggtggccagGAGAGAGGTCTTCGTAGCGGCACGCTGGCTCCCGCCcttgttgttgggtttggtgaGGCGTGCCGCATCGCAAAGGAAGAAATGAAGGTATGTCTCAACTTTTTCCATGGTTCGCGTTACACATACACATCCCCTGGTTTTACCTGATGATCTGCTCATACATGCATGGCTTTCTGAAGTCCGTGACAAGACTGTACTGTTGAGAGACAGCACCTTTTCTGATTGAAAcctttccttctttctcttttgaCACAACCGAATATTTTGCTTGGGTGGAGCTAACAGGCAAAACAGTATGATTCGCAGAGAATCAAGTTCCTTTCCGACCGGTTACTCAACGGTCTCCTGTCGATGGAACACACGAGCCAGAACGGTGACCCGAACCACTTTTATCCCGGCTGCGTCAATGTCTCGTTCGCCTATGTCGAGGGTGAATCCCTGCTTATGGCGCTCAAGGACATTGCCTTGTCTTCGGGCAGTGCCTGCACCTCGGCATCGCTGGAGCCCAGCTACGTATTACGAGCCCTGGGCAACAGCGACGAGAGTGCGCACTCCAGTATCCGGTTCGGTATCGGCCGGTTCACCACGGAGCAAGAGATCGATTACGTCCTGAAGGCGGTGACAGAGCGTGTGGGCTTCCTTCGCGAGCTGAGTCCTCTGTGGGAACTTGTCCAGGAGGGTGTCGACCTCAACACGATTGAGTGGAGTCAGCACTAAGCATGGAGCGGCTGTTTTCTTGCGTTGGAAATTGTTCATTTGGGCGGGCTGGGAGTGTaaaagcaacagcagccaccacAACACCTGTATAATACGTGTATCTACCTACTGCGCAGAATGATACCACGGGGAGCTAACAGCACCCTCACGATGAAATGACTACCTATTACTGGTCACGAGTTGAGCTTGACTTTGCTACGTTCCCCTTTGCTGCGACTTGTGTTTTGACTGGGCGATCTCCTCCTGCTATTCGGTCCTTTGAGAGTTGATCGCTGACCCAAGGCGTCGAATGACCAGATTTCTCACAGGACAGACTTGACGACATGAATATATATCGTCGTATATGGGATGGAAGTTGGCTGCTTAATATCCGACCTTATCTTCTTTGTGTGTTCTCGCCCCCGTCGAGATGGTTCTAGATTGTAGTCACTCTCGGACGCCCGTAGTTTGTTCAAATTAGAAGCACGACTGGTCGTGATTGCTGGATAGCCTAGGAGTGGGGTGGCGTTGACATggtcttgatgatgttgaatGCTCATCACGAAACatttgggtggtggtagtgttGTTGTTTTACGGGGGGCGGAACGTGTGTGGCTCAGACTGGACGGCCTTTGTGGCTAATCCACGTAGTGGTCAGGCGTTGTATGTATAGAGCTGGCGTATAGAATCGTAAAGTTATCGTGGACGGCAAAGAAGGCACGCAGGGTAGGTTGCCGGTGTGCCGAGCGATATGGTTGCACAGAAAAACCTACTACGAATTGTGTAAATGTAGGTCAGCCTTGGGAGTGATTTGGCTAGGTGCAGTTACTGTGTACACGCCGCTATCGTACAGTATGCATCGGAGAGAACTGCACTCATACCCTCAGCTGGGCCCGTATAATGGGTTTCACAGGGAAGAAGTGAGCCTAAGGATTATGGGAtcgggtggtgttgggtggCTGTTACGGGGCGAGTGTGGAGATGCAGGGCATATGGAATAGACAGCTTTTAGGAAGATTGATGATTGAGTGTGATTTTGCGTCGTGTTCTCACGCCGGTGTGGTTGCCGGGAGGCCGGGATGAACCGGAAATAGGGACTGGGCATATATTCTTCACGATCTGTGATTTGCTTAGTTCCGCCGTGTCGGGTCGATCTGAGGGGCGCTGCTCGGGAACGGTAGCCATTTGTGAGGTTTCGAGATAAACAACTCTCCTCTAGGTATGGATTCGAGAAGAAATCAAATTATATTCCCGGCAGGAGGCCTGTTCGTGTTGATCAGCGCGTGAGGTGAAATTCAGCCTTTTTTGCGTCTTTatggtggagaggtggaaATCATGTGAAATCTATGGGCCGATTGGTAGGACAGATTTACACCATGGGGTTTCTATCGGTAAAGTACTTTCGTAATTGTATAGCCAGACTGCTCGAAGTAGTGGATACCTGAATTGTCAGATAAATTGTAGA encodes the following:
- the NFS1 gene encoding cysteine desulfurase (BUSCO:EOG09261Y04; COG:E; EggNog:ENOG503NUA7) yields the protein MRHRRDWQNAGQRRATATERTKRGERSSQIGHMLSIEKTAAQHLGYPWCMENAQNRSSVPPTEKETFLPLHLAQLFFSRTMATIAPSAIRQASRLASKSALTAAPRHGLQQLARVASAPVQRTAGKKRSYVTESKRDNAQVQTETAIRLDRKELEKSGLTITSEKGSTEHVSPMADVLKAATIMDEGQRPIYMDMQATTPLDPRVLDAMMPYYTGFYGNPHSRTHAYGWESEKAVEDARQHIASLIGADPKEIIFTSGATESNNMSIKGVARFFGRSGKKKHIITSQTEHKCVLDSCRHLQDEGFEVTYLPVESSGLINLDKLKAAIRPDTMLVSIMSVNNEIGVIQPIEEIGKICRANKVFFHTDAAQAVGKIPLDVNAMNIDLMSISSHKIYGPKGIGACYVRRRPRVRIDPIISGGGQERGLRSGTLAPALVVGFGEACRIAKEEMKYDSQRIKFLSDRLLNGLLSMEHTSQNGDPNHFYPGCVNVSFAYVEGESLLMALKDIALSSGSACTSASLEPSYVLRALGNSDESAHSSIRFGIGRFTTEQEIDYVLKAVTERVGFLRELSPLWELVQEGVDLNTIEWSQH